A single Populus nigra chromosome 13, ddPopNigr1.1, whole genome shotgun sequence DNA region contains:
- the LOC133671628 gene encoding uridine/cytidine kinase UKL1, chloroplastic, with the protein MPEEINSIDYVMEKASGPHFSGLRLDGLLSSPPSSSTASPSHRSASASDSNAPKQPFVIGVSGGTASGKTTVCDMIIQQLHDHRVVLVNQDSFYRGLTAEESKRVHEYNFDHPDAFDTEQLLDCVQKMRSGHSYQVPIYDFKSHRRCSDSFRQVNASDVIILEGILVFHDQRVRNLMNMKIFVDTDADVRLARRIRRDTVERGRDINSVLEQYAKFVKPAFDDFVLPSKKYADVIIPRGGDNHVAIDLIVQHIHTKLGQHDLCKIYPNVYVIQSTFQIRGMHTLIRDKEISKHDFVFYSDRLIRLVVEHGLGHLPFTEKQVVTPTGSAYTGVDFCKKLCGVSIVRSGESMENALRACCKGIKIGKLLIHRDGDNGKQLIYEKLPKDISERHVLLLDPVLATGNSANQAIELLIQKGVPESHIIFLNLISAPEGIHCVCKRFPTLKIVTSEIDVALNEEFRVIPGMGEFGDRYFGTDD; encoded by the exons ATGCCGGAAGAGATCAATTCTATTGACTACGTAATGGAGAAGGCCTCAGGTCCTCACTTCTCCGGCCTCCGTCTCGATGGCCTGCTTTCTTCTCCTCCGTCTTCCTCCACTGCGTCTCCCTCTCACCGCTCCGCCTCCGCTTCCGACTCCAATGCTCCCAAACAACCTTTTGTCATTG GTGTTTCTGGTGGTACGGCTTCCGGTAAGACTACAGTGTGCGATATGATCATTCAACAGCTTCATGATCACCGTGTTGTTCTTGTTAAtcag gattCATTTTATCGTGGCTTGACGGCTGAAGAATCGAAGCGAGTGCATGAGTATAATTTTGATCATCCTG ATGCTTTTGATACGGAGCAGCTTTTAGACTGTGTTCAAAAGATGAGAAGTGGGCATTCTTATCAAGTTCCAATCTATGATTTTAAGAGCCATCGCCGATGTTCGGATAGCTTCAGGCAG GTAAACGCTTCTGATGTGATTATCCTTGAGGGGATTCTGGTTTTCCATGACCAGCGTGTTCGCAACCTGATGAACATGAAAATCTTTGTTGATACAG ATGCTGATGTGAGGCTTGCTCGTAGAATAAGGCGTGACACAGTTGAGAGGGGTAGGGACATAAACTCTGTTCTTGAACAG TATGCTAAATTTGTGAAGCCTGCTTTTGATGATTTTGTGTTGCCTTCAAAGAAGTATGCTGATGTGATCATCCCACGGGGAGGTGACAATCATGTTGCCATTGATTTAATTGTGCAACATATCCACACTAAGCTAGGTCAACATGATCTGTGCAAAATATATCCAAATGTGTATGTCATTCAGTCAACTTTTCAG ATAAGAGGTATGCATACACTGATTCGAGACAAGGAGATATCGAAGCATGACTTTGTATTTTATTCAGACCGACTTATCCGTCTG GTTGTGGAACATGGTCTGGGCCATTTGCCATTCACTGAGAAGCAAGTAGTGACACCAACAG GATCGGCTTACACAGGTGTTGACTTTTGCAAGAAATTATGTGGGGTTTCTATTGTTCGAAG TGGAGAAAGCATGGAAAATGCATTGCGAGCATGCTGCAAAGGAATAAAAATTGGAAAATTACTCATCCACCGTGATGGAGACAATGGAAAACAG CTTATATATGAGAAGCTCCCCAAGGATATTTCAGAACGGCATGTCCTGCTTCTAGACCCTGTTCTTGCTACAG GTAACTCTGCAAACCAAGCGATAGAACTTCTCATACAGAAAGGAGTTCCAGAATCCCACATCATATTCCTAAACCTAATATCT GCTCCTGAGGGCATCCATTGCGTTTGCAAAAGGTTCCCAACCTTGAAAATCGTCACTTCAGAGATTGATGTTGCCTTAAACGAGGAATTTCGGGTCATACCAGGCATGGGTGAGTTTGGTGACCGGTACTTTGGCACTGATGATTAA